One region of Raphanus sativus cultivar WK10039 unplaced genomic scaffold, ASM80110v3 Scaffold2294, whole genome shotgun sequence genomic DNA includes:
- the LOC130505453 gene encoding UDP-glycosyltransferase 71B7-like: MKFELVFIPYPSISHLRSTVEMAKLLVEQENHLTISVLILPFLSGSAAAASPYVEALSAASNDRLRYEVISSEEDQPTSEPEPTTLDIHIENHIPTVRRAVSMLFDHYSTLPNSPKIAGFVLDMFCTSLIDVANEFHVPSYLFYTSNAGVLALGFHVQQLYDGDNYHVKESDFEDSEAELVVPGLTRPYPVKCLPHALASELWLPIFVNHARRFKEMKGILVNTFAELEPHVLEYLWSGGDTNINTNTIIPQTYSVGPFLHLDHQVDERQVEIIQWLDERPAKSVVFLCFGSMGGFSEEQVREIAMALERSGHSFLWSLRRSSPNIINEHPEEFKNLEEVLPKGFLKRTQERGKVIGWAPQVAILANPAVGGFVTHCGWNSLLESLWFGVPTAAWPLYAEQKFNAFEMVEELGLAVEIKRYWRGDHLGGVAAVDLVTAEEIERAVRCLMEQDSDVRERVKEMSEKCHAALMDGGSSRIALQNFIQDVAKNVALSFS, translated from the coding sequence ATGAAGTTCGAGCTTGTCTTCATACCGTATCCTAGCATTAGCCACCTCAGATCAACAGTGGAGATGGCGAAGCTACTAGTCGAGCAAGAAAACCACCTCACTATCTCCGTTCTCATCCTTCCTTTCCTCTCCGGAAGCGCAGCCGCTGCTTCCCCCTACGTGGAAGCTCTCTCCGCCGCATCCAACGACCGCCTCCGCTACGAAGTGATCTCCTCCGAAGAAGACCAACCAACATCCGAGCCTGAGCCTACGACCCTTGACATTCATATCGAGAACCACATCCCAACTGTGAGACGCGCCGTTTCCATGCTCTTCGACCACTACTCGACACTACCAAACTCACCAAAGATAGCTGGCTTCGTCCTCGACATGTTCTGCACTTCGTTGATCGACGTGGCGAACGAGTTCCACGTCCCGAGTTATCTTTTCTATACCTCAAACGCCGGGGTACTCGCACTAGGGTTTCACGTTCAGCAACTATACGATGGTGATAACTACCATGTTAAAGAAAGTGACTTCGAAGACTCGGAAGCCGAGTTAGTCGTCCCCGGTTTGACTCGTCCTTATCCGGTGAAATGTCTTCCGCACGCCCTTGCATCGGAACTGTGGCTCCCAATCTTTGTGAACCACGCAAGAAGATTCAAAGAGATGAAGGGTATTCTCGTAAATACTTTCGCTGAGCTGGAACCTCACGTGTTGGAATATCTCTGGAGTGGTGGTGATACTAATATTAATACTAATACTATCATTCCTCAAACTTATTCGGTTGGACCATTCTTGCATCTTGACCACCAAGTGGACGAGAGACAAGTGGAGATTATACAGTGGCTGGACGAGCGACCAGCTAAGTCAGTAGTGTTTCTATGCTTCGGGAGCATGGGAGGCTTCAGTGAGGAACAAGTAAGAGAGATCGCAATGGCACTTGAACGAAGTGGCCACAGTTTCTTATGGTCTCTACGTCGCTCTTCTCCCAATATAATAAATGAACATCCTGAAGAGTTTAAGAATCTTGAGGAAGTTCTCCCAAAAGGGTTCTTGAAACGAACGCAAGAGAGAGGGAAGGTGATCGGATGGGCTCCACAGGTGGCTATTCTCGCGAATCCAGCGGTAGGAGGTTTTGTCACTCACTGCGGGTGGAACTCGTTGCTCGAGAGTCTTTGGTTCGGTGTTCCGACAGCTGCGTGGCCTTTATACGCAGAGCAGAAGTTCAACGCGTTTGAGATGGTGGAGGAGCTTGGACTAGCCGTGGAGATTAAAAGGTATTGGAGAGGCGATCATTTGGGCGGTGTGGCGGCGGTGGACTTGGTGACTGCGGAGGAGATTGAGAGAGCAGTGAGGTGTTTGATGGAGCAGGATAGTGATGTGAGGGAGAGAGTGAAGGAGATGAGCGAGAAGTGTCATGCAGCTTTAATGGATGGTGGATCGTCGCGTATTGCTCTGCAAAACTTCATCCAAGACGTTGCGAAGAATGTCGCACTATCGTTctcttaa